From Nitratidesulfovibrio vulgaris str. Hildenborough, a single genomic window includes:
- a CDS encoding ornithine cyclodeaminase family domain, producing MRYTYQHPDFDAPALRAAPLTRFAPGPADGVAPGGYHATSIFPEYLHVEQGRWVLLERSRMDCVIRQNPDGTLEVVEFRRLKAGDLVALGRGEHAEEGILVHPAGFSASASDEETGPDATPRAPTSPPCGRCGDASVPASAVPPGSPASTQEQPFAFRTGISRETSFSIDYDTLYEILRHDRENGFIVWVAGPAVVFDADARNAFASLVEQGYVHALLAGNALATHDMEGALYGTALGQGIYHKRQAPMGHYHHLDCINAVREAGGIAAAVRSGLIRDGVMHAVVKYGVPFVLAGSIRDDGPLPDVIPDVYDAQDAMRQLVSRATTVVALATQLHTIATGNMTPSYQVLEDGGVRPVHFFVVDMSEFAAGKLADRGSLSARAILTNVQDFVVNVTRALSPSKPLPRTQENACPKGAEPAK from the coding sequence ATGCGGTACACCTATCAGCACCCCGACTTCGACGCCCCCGCCCTGCGTGCCGCGCCCCTGACCCGTTTCGCCCCCGGCCCCGCCGATGGCGTGGCCCCCGGCGGCTACCATGCCACATCCATCTTTCCCGAGTACCTGCACGTTGAACAGGGGCGCTGGGTACTCCTCGAACGCTCGCGCATGGACTGCGTCATACGCCAGAATCCCGACGGCACGCTGGAAGTCGTCGAATTCCGCAGGCTCAAGGCGGGCGACCTCGTGGCCCTCGGGCGCGGTGAACACGCCGAAGAGGGCATCCTCGTGCACCCTGCCGGATTCTCCGCGTCGGCATCCGACGAAGAGACCGGACCGGACGCGACACCCCGTGCGCCGACCTCGCCCCCGTGCGGGCGCTGCGGCGACGCCTCCGTCCCGGCGTCCGCCGTGCCCCCCGGGTCTCCCGCGTCCACACAGGAACAGCCCTTCGCCTTTCGCACCGGCATCAGCCGCGAGACGTCGTTCTCCATCGACTACGACACGCTCTATGAAATCCTGCGCCATGACCGGGAGAACGGATTCATCGTGTGGGTGGCGGGGCCTGCTGTGGTCTTCGACGCCGACGCCCGCAACGCCTTCGCCAGCCTTGTCGAACAGGGCTATGTCCACGCCCTGCTTGCCGGAAACGCCCTCGCCACGCATGACATGGAAGGCGCACTCTACGGTACGGCGCTTGGACAGGGCATCTACCACAAACGACAGGCACCCATGGGGCACTATCACCACCTCGACTGCATCAACGCAGTGCGCGAGGCGGGCGGCATCGCCGCCGCCGTGCGCTCCGGACTCATCCGCGACGGTGTGATGCATGCGGTGGTGAAGTACGGCGTTCCCTTCGTGCTGGCGGGTTCCATCCGCGACGACGGCCCACTGCCCGATGTCATCCCTGACGTCTATGACGCGCAGGACGCCATGCGCCAGCTGGTGTCACGCGCAACCACGGTGGTGGCGCTTGCGACCCAGTTGCACACCATCGCCACAGGCAACATGACGCCGTCGTATCAGGTACTCGAAGACGGCGGGGTACGCCCCGTGCACTTCTTCGTCGTGGACATGTCCGAATTCGCCGCGGGCAAGCTGGCCGACCGTGGTTCGCTTTCGGCACGTGCCATTCTCACCAACGTGCAGGACTTCGTTGTCAACGTCACCCGCGCCCTTTCCCCGTCGAAACCCCTTCCGCGCACGCAGGAGAATGCGTGCCCGAAAGGGGCTGAACCTGCGAAATAA
- a CDS encoding response regulator, with the protein MAVSPDGPMSLYGLLAPHLPALVPAVLLACLCVCIVLIARLRRQVGAARHENDLLKAMRIASPVPLCVKDVHGRYLGCNHAFELLFGVREADILGGTAAGVLPQPLAAGESAAEENMARFGTSRQTFMSAYESPGGPALVLQVDCATWRDASGVHKGQVNAYADITPLKRAEAALHESEARNRMLVEEAPISIMSFDAAGHITFVNKWHLRVFCRHRVDAGFFIGRRLDALPGLARAGLCERVARVLHGEELAIREVYFPEFTGGHDGWASIRGVPIHRDGQIVGGILIREDITERKRMEEVLRQREALVSSMLRNLPIDFWAADGEGRMLMQSDESVRVWGHLPSGVEPLTGSPLQWRNSDRFEPRVFAGETVEREIDVALPSGQMRTFNVIAAPVRLQGGITAMLRVNLDVTERKRVLAELRTARDAAEAANKAKSEFLAHMSHELRTPLNGVMGMLQLLDEHVAAPQGRAWLDVALESSRALLRILSDILDLSRIEAGRLDLMQEPFTPESVLAPVLVSLHRTVEGRAVRIVNEMDDSMPPVLVGDPGRIRQVLLNLLGNAAKYTERGEVRVGMRVLRRNGKALRVHLHVTDTGVGIADEQLQRALEPFGRLRQGSGLPRGVGLGLPIVVRLVRLMGGTLCIASEQGVGTEVHVTLPLLEADAGAVPVAPDVDEAGGICSFAAFRCAGVVPEADRLAPGEAPSPAVRHVLLVEDDPVNLMAARRMLERLECKVTTATCGQEALNALRSSVFDAVFMDIQMPDFDGIEALRRMRAKGSGVLRPQTPVVAMTAFAMKGDRERFMTEGMADYVSKPVLISALKDVLERLAVTSPGTSRT; encoded by the coding sequence ATGGCCGTATCGCCAGATGGCCCCATGAGCCTTTACGGGCTTCTCGCGCCCCATCTGCCAGCACTGGTTCCGGCGGTCCTGCTGGCCTGCCTTTGCGTCTGCATCGTGCTCATCGCACGCTTGCGTCGGCAGGTCGGGGCGGCACGCCATGAGAACGACCTGCTCAAGGCCATGCGCATTGCCTCGCCTGTGCCGCTGTGCGTCAAGGACGTCCATGGCAGGTATCTCGGCTGCAACCATGCCTTCGAACTGCTCTTCGGCGTGCGCGAGGCCGACATCCTCGGAGGCACGGCCGCCGGGGTGCTGCCCCAGCCCCTCGCTGCCGGCGAATCCGCAGCCGAAGAGAACATGGCCCGATTCGGCACCTCACGCCAGACCTTCATGAGCGCCTATGAGTCACCGGGTGGCCCGGCCCTTGTCCTGCAAGTGGATTGCGCCACTTGGCGCGACGCCTCCGGCGTGCACAAGGGGCAGGTCAACGCCTACGCGGACATCACCCCCCTCAAACGGGCAGAGGCGGCCCTGCACGAAAGCGAAGCCCGCAACCGCATGCTGGTGGAAGAGGCGCCCATATCCATCATGAGCTTCGACGCGGCAGGACACATCACCTTCGTCAACAAGTGGCACCTGCGTGTCTTCTGCCGCCACAGGGTCGACGCGGGCTTCTTCATCGGACGCAGGCTCGACGCCTTGCCCGGCCTTGCGCGCGCGGGACTGTGCGAAAGGGTCGCCCGTGTCCTGCATGGTGAAGAACTGGCCATCCGCGAAGTGTACTTCCCCGAATTCACGGGAGGGCATGACGGCTGGGCCAGCATCCGCGGGGTCCCGATACACCGCGACGGTCAGATCGTGGGCGGCATCCTCATCCGCGAAGACATCACCGAACGCAAACGCATGGAGGAGGTTCTTCGCCAGCGCGAGGCGCTCGTCTCATCCATGCTGCGCAACCTGCCCATCGACTTCTGGGCGGCTGACGGGGAAGGCAGGATGTTGATGCAGAGCGACGAGAGCGTCCGCGTGTGGGGGCACCTGCCCTCCGGCGTGGAACCTCTCACCGGTTCACCGCTCCAGTGGCGCAACTCCGACAGGTTCGAGCCCCGGGTCTTCGCGGGCGAGACGGTCGAGCGCGAGATCGACGTGGCGCTCCCCTCCGGGCAGATGCGCACCTTCAACGTCATCGCGGCCCCGGTGCGCTTGCAGGGCGGCATCACCGCCATGCTGCGGGTGAACCTCGACGTCACAGAACGCAAGCGCGTCCTCGCCGAACTGCGCACCGCCCGTGACGCCGCGGAGGCTGCCAACAAGGCCAAGTCCGAGTTCCTTGCCCACATGAGCCACGAACTGCGCACGCCCCTCAACGGCGTCATGGGCATGTTGCAGCTTCTCGACGAGCATGTCGCCGCACCGCAGGGCCGCGCATGGCTCGACGTGGCCCTTGAATCCAGTCGCGCGTTGTTGCGCATCCTCAGCGACATTCTCGACTTGTCGCGCATCGAGGCGGGAAGGCTTGACCTCATGCAGGAGCCGTTCACCCCGGAATCCGTGCTTGCCCCGGTCTTGGTCTCGCTCCATCGCACGGTCGAAGGCCGGGCAGTACGCATCGTGAACGAGATGGACGACTCCATGCCGCCGGTGCTCGTGGGCGACCCGGGTCGCATCAGGCAGGTGCTGCTCAACCTGCTGGGCAACGCCGCCAAGTACACCGAACGCGGGGAAGTGCGGGTCGGGATGCGTGTCCTGCGCCGCAACGGCAAGGCGTTGCGGGTGCACCTGCATGTCACCGATACGGGGGTGGGCATCGCCGATGAACAGTTGCAACGCGCTCTCGAACCCTTCGGCAGACTCCGTCAGGGTTCGGGTCTGCCTCGCGGGGTGGGACTGGGCCTGCCCATCGTGGTGCGCCTTGTGCGCCTCATGGGCGGGACGCTGTGCATCGCCTCCGAACAGGGCGTCGGCACCGAAGTGCACGTGACCCTGCCCCTTCTCGAGGCAGACGCCGGTGCGGTACCGGTGGCACCGGACGTGGACGAAGCCGGAGGCATATGCTCCTTCGCGGCCTTCCGCTGTGCGGGAGTGGTGCCCGAGGCGGACCGCCTTGCCCCCGGCGAAGCCCCTTCCCCGGCGGTGCGCCATGTCCTGCTTGTGGAGGACGACCCCGTCAACCTCATGGCCGCCAGACGGATGCTCGAAAGGCTGGAATGCAAGGTGACGACGGCGACGTGCGGGCAGGAGGCCCTGAACGCATTGCGCTCTTCCGTCTTCGATGCCGTGTTCATGGACATCCAGATGCCCGACTTCGATGGCATAGAAGCCTTGCGCCGTATGCGGGCCAAGGGCAGCGGCGTGCTGCGCCCGCAGACGCCGGTGGTCGCCATGACCGCCTTCGCCATGAAGGGCGACCGCGAGCGCTTCATGACCGAAGGCATGGCCGACTACGTGTCCAAGCCCGTGCTCATCTCCGCCCTCAAGGATGTGCTGGAGAGGCTTGCCGTCACGTCCCCCGGTACCTCCCGCACATAG
- the cydB gene encoding cytochrome d ubiquinol oxidase subunit II — translation MLETIWFVLWGLLWAVYFVLDGFDLGMGTLLPFVTRNEVERRTLYNSAGPFWDGNEVWLITAGGVTFAAFPKAYAVMFSALYAPLLMLLFALIMRAVSFEFRNKVDSPGWRKLWDVFQFLGNFVPALLFGVAFANLFMGIPIDKDGVYHGNLLLLLNPYGLAGGVFFVLMFSLHGALWLAIKSQGDLHARAVRTAKALWPYLVGVAVLFLAMTAAYTTLWSNYAKVPPLMIFPVLAVASLLTIRFLLSSDSVVLAWVFSALFIISVTFFGVLGMFPNLLPSSMDPAAHVSIYNGASSPLTLKIMLGVVAIFVPIVIAYQAWVYSVFSHKVTDEDLKMDNAY, via the coding sequence ATGCTCGAGACCATATGGTTCGTTCTTTGGGGTCTGCTGTGGGCCGTGTACTTCGTGCTCGACGGTTTCGACCTCGGCATGGGGACCCTGCTTCCGTTCGTCACCCGCAACGAGGTGGAGAGGCGCACCCTCTACAATTCCGCCGGGCCCTTCTGGGACGGTAACGAAGTGTGGCTCATCACCGCTGGCGGTGTGACCTTCGCCGCGTTCCCCAAGGCCTATGCCGTGATGTTCAGCGCGCTCTACGCTCCGCTGCTCATGTTGCTCTTCGCGCTCATCATGCGCGCCGTCTCCTTCGAATTCCGCAACAAGGTCGACAGCCCCGGCTGGCGCAAGCTGTGGGACGTCTTCCAGTTCCTCGGCAACTTCGTGCCCGCCCTGCTGTTCGGTGTGGCCTTCGCCAACCTGTTCATGGGTATCCCCATCGACAAGGACGGTGTCTACCACGGCAACCTGCTTCTGCTGCTGAACCCCTACGGGCTGGCCGGAGGCGTGTTCTTCGTGCTGATGTTCTCGCTGCATGGCGCACTGTGGCTTGCCATCAAGTCGCAAGGCGACCTGCACGCCCGTGCCGTACGCACCGCCAAGGCCCTGTGGCCCTATCTGGTGGGTGTTGCGGTGCTGTTCCTCGCCATGACGGCCGCCTACACCACGCTGTGGAGCAACTACGCGAAGGTCCCGCCGCTGATGATCTTCCCGGTGCTGGCCGTGGCCTCGCTGCTGACCATCAGGTTCCTCCTCTCGTCCGACTCGGTGGTTCTGGCGTGGGTGTTCAGCGCCCTGTTCATCATCTCCGTCACCTTCTTCGGCGTGCTGGGCATGTTCCCCAACCTGCTGCCCTCCAGCATGGACCCCGCCGCACACGTGAGCATCTACAATGGGGCCTCGAGCCCACTGACGCTGAAGATCATGCTGGGCGTGGTCGCCATCTTCGTGCCCATCGTCATCGCCTACCAGGCTTGGGTGTACTCGGTGTTCTCCCACAAGGTGACCGACGAGGACCTCAAGATGGACAACGCCTACTAG
- a CDS encoding cytochrome ubiquinol oxidase subunit I, translating to MDVVMLSRLQFAVAVFFHFIFVPLTLGLSVLLAVMEALYVRTGEEVYKRMAKFWGKLFLINFALGVVTGITLEFQFGTNWSRYSEYVGDIFGSLLAIEATLAFFLESTFLAVWAFGWDKVSKKVHLFAICAVAFASNMSALWIIIANGWMQNPVGYVIRNGRAELDNFLTVLSNPFAWGQYFHTIFASWMLGGFFVLGVSAWHLLRRNEMDFFGRSFRIAAPFTLAFAILVAVQGHSHGNTVAEIQPAKLAAMESHWETGKGVPMYLLAMPDEKNEGNLVQAIGIPKLLSVLAFNDPDAEVKGLKDFPKEDRPPVLITFLSFRAMVGLGTLFPIVAGLAYLWRKRPEEKAWLLRVLPWLIPLPYIAIMAGWTVAEVGRQPWIVHGLMRTTDAVSPVPAASVATSLLAFTVVYTFLGVLDIYLLRKYAIKGPKA from the coding sequence ATGGACGTCGTCATGCTGTCACGGCTGCAATTCGCGGTAGCCGTCTTCTTCCACTTCATCTTCGTGCCGCTCACGCTGGGCCTCTCTGTGCTGCTTGCGGTCATGGAAGCGCTGTACGTGCGTACCGGCGAAGAAGTGTACAAGCGCATGGCCAAATTCTGGGGCAAGCTCTTTCTCATCAACTTCGCCCTCGGGGTGGTCACGGGCATCACGCTCGAATTCCAGTTCGGCACGAACTGGTCGCGCTACTCCGAATATGTGGGCGACATCTTCGGGTCGTTGCTTGCCATAGAGGCGACGCTGGCGTTCTTCCTCGAATCGACCTTCCTCGCAGTCTGGGCCTTCGGCTGGGACAAGGTGAGCAAGAAGGTGCACCTCTTCGCCATCTGTGCGGTGGCGTTCGCCTCCAACATGTCGGCGTTGTGGATCATCATCGCCAACGGCTGGATGCAGAACCCCGTGGGCTACGTCATCCGCAACGGTCGTGCTGAACTCGACAACTTCCTCACCGTGCTCTCGAACCCCTTCGCGTGGGGGCAGTACTTCCACACCATCTTCGCGTCGTGGATGCTCGGCGGTTTCTTCGTGCTGGGCGTTTCGGCATGGCATCTGCTGCGCCGCAACGAGATGGACTTCTTCGGCCGCTCGTTCCGCATCGCGGCCCCGTTCACGCTGGCCTTCGCCATCCTCGTGGCCGTGCAGGGGCATAGTCATGGCAACACCGTGGCCGAAATCCAGCCTGCCAAGCTCGCCGCCATGGAGTCGCACTGGGAGACCGGCAAGGGCGTTCCCATGTACCTGCTTGCCATGCCCGACGAGAAGAACGAGGGCAACCTCGTGCAGGCCATCGGCATTCCCAAGCTGCTCAGCGTTCTCGCCTTCAACGACCCCGATGCCGAAGTGAAGGGCCTCAAGGACTTCCCCAAGGAAGACCGTCCGCCCGTGCTCATCACCTTCCTGAGTTTCCGCGCCATGGTGGGCCTCGGAACGCTCTTTCCCATCGTGGCGGGTCTCGCCTACCTGTGGCGCAAGCGTCCGGAAGAGAAGGCATGGCTGCTGCGTGTGCTGCCGTGGCTCATTCCCCTGCCGTACATCGCCATCATGGCCGGGTGGACGGTGGCCGAAGTGGGACGCCAGCCATGGATCGTCCATGGGCTGATGCGCACCACCGACGCGGTCTCACCCGTGCCTGCCGCCTCTGTAGCCACGTCGTTGCTGGCCTTCACGGTGGTCTACACCTTCCTCGGGGTGCTCGACATCTACCTGCTGCGCAAATACGCCATCAAGGGCCCCAAGGCTTAG
- a CDS encoding tetratricopeptide repeat protein: MKARYEDLDEYIADLRAEIAQSENCANHHYNLGLALLSKRDFVAAEESFLNAVRNSPRLAEAYVQLGGICLQRGDLEGCLRYNEEAAQSRPKFPVAWSNIGFVHLQRGEPEKAIAALKKALKWQPDFIQAMATMGAAFYMEGDYEACINISNEAIKKEPSFGPAYNNLALAYFELGDFAKSVKFADLAMENGFEVRPEFLKELEAHR; encoded by the coding sequence ATGAAGGCCAGATATGAAGACCTCGACGAATACATTGCCGACCTGCGGGCCGAGATAGCCCAGAGCGAAAACTGCGCGAACCACCACTACAACCTCGGTCTCGCCCTGCTTTCGAAGCGCGATTTCGTGGCTGCCGAGGAGTCGTTCCTCAACGCCGTGCGCAACTCACCCCGCCTTGCCGAGGCCTATGTGCAGCTTGGCGGCATCTGCCTCCAGCGTGGCGACCTCGAAGGCTGCCTGCGCTACAACGAAGAGGCCGCGCAGTCGCGTCCCAAGTTCCCCGTGGCGTGGAGCAACATCGGCTTCGTGCACCTGCAGCGCGGTGAACCCGAGAAGGCCATCGCGGCCCTCAAGAAGGCCCTCAAGTGGCAGCCCGACTTCATTCAGGCCATGGCCACCATGGGCGCGGCCTTCTACATGGAGGGCGACTACGAGGCCTGCATCAACATCAGCAACGAGGCCATCAAGAAGGAGCCCTCCTTCGGCCCGGCCTACAACAACCTCGCCCTCGCCTACTTCGAGCTTGGCGACTTCGCCAAGTCCGTGAAGTTCGCCGACCTCGCCATGGAGAACGGCTTCGAGGTGCGCCCCGAGTTCCTGAAGGAGCTCGAAGCCCATCGCTAG
- a CDS encoding ferredoxin gives MGWTVTVDTDKCTGDGECVDVCPVEVYELQDGKAVAVNEEECLGCESCVEVCEAGALTVEEN, from the coding sequence ATGGGTTGGACTGTTACTGTTGACACTGACAAGTGCACTGGCGACGGCGAATGCGTGGACGTGTGCCCCGTTGAAGTTTACGAACTTCAGGACGGCAAGGCTGTTGCCGTGAATGAAGAAGAGTGCCTCGGCTGCGAGTCCTGCGTGGAAGTCTGTGAAGCCGGTGCCCTCACCGTCGAAGAGAACTAG
- a CDS encoding trypsin-like peptidase domain-containing protein, translated as MLRVLCICLSCLCVLGGPDSQPVAFAAVDPASPRVTPVVQAVQRVAPAVVNITSARVEERRVNPMPGLLDDEMLDQLAPGLPKQRVTSRSLGSGVIIDGERRLVLTNAHVIAGATSIAVRLLDGRTFTADLVGADPDFDLAVLRLAGAGRLPEAPMAHSADLMPGETVLAIGNPFGFSHTVTTGVVSALNRTIRSKDGLFTDLIQTDAAINPGNSGGPLLNILGELIGINTAVYARGEGIGFAIPIDKARGVVEELLGQGRVSPVWLGLSGQNVDPRTASVLGLGKVAGLLVTEVFAGGPAATVGLEPGDVILSINGHDVGGKDEYLLLVGNYTHKDVLRVIIMRGGQERELRVVPAIFGRADAERLAAQRWGVILQQGRGGLVIAEVRPGSPAAQLGLARGDVLRAVGPRQVESLDDFAVAYRRYQLNAQVLIQVQRGARLYHVRLVLQ; from the coding sequence GTGCTGCGGGTGCTGTGCATCTGCCTGTCATGCCTGTGTGTGCTGGGCGGCCCTGACTCGCAGCCGGTCGCGTTCGCTGCGGTGGACCCTGCCAGCCCGCGTGTGACCCCGGTGGTGCAGGCTGTGCAGCGGGTGGCGCCCGCTGTCGTCAACATCACCAGTGCCCGCGTGGAGGAGCGCCGCGTCAATCCCATGCCGGGACTCCTCGATGACGAGATGCTCGACCAACTGGCGCCGGGGCTGCCGAAACAGCGCGTCACCTCGCGCAGTCTGGGGTCTGGGGTCATCATCGACGGAGAGCGCAGGCTCGTGCTCACCAACGCCCATGTCATCGCCGGGGCCACCAGCATCGCCGTGCGGCTGCTTGACGGGCGCACCTTCACGGCAGACCTCGTGGGCGCAGACCCGGACTTCGACCTCGCGGTACTGCGCCTTGCCGGCGCGGGACGCCTGCCCGAGGCCCCCATGGCCCACTCCGCCGACCTCATGCCGGGAGAGACGGTGCTCGCCATCGGCAATCCCTTCGGTTTTTCGCACACCGTGACCACTGGGGTGGTCTCCGCCCTCAACCGCACCATCCGCAGCAAGGACGGGCTCTTCACCGACCTCATCCAGACCGACGCCGCCATCAACCCCGGCAACAGCGGCGGCCCCCTTCTCAATATCCTTGGCGAACTCATCGGCATCAACACGGCGGTCTATGCGCGGGGCGAGGGCATCGGCTTCGCCATCCCCATCGACAAGGCGCGTGGCGTGGTGGAGGAACTTCTGGGACAGGGGCGCGTCAGCCCCGTGTGGCTTGGCCTCTCCGGACAGAACGTGGACCCGCGTACCGCCTCGGTGCTCGGTCTTGGCAAGGTGGCGGGGCTTCTCGTCACAGAGGTCTTCGCAGGCGGTCCGGCAGCCACCGTGGGCCTTGAACCGGGCGATGTCATCCTCTCCATCAACGGGCACGATGTGGGCGGCAAGGACGAGTACCTGCTGCTGGTGGGCAACTACACCCATAAGGACGTGCTGCGCGTCATCATCATGCGTGGCGGTCAGGAGCGCGAATTGCGGGTCGTTCCCGCCATCTTCGGACGGGCCGACGCCGAACGGCTGGCGGCACAGCGCTGGGGCGTCATCCTGCAACAGGGGCGCGGCGGGCTGGTCATCGCCGAAGTCCGTCCCGGAAGCCCCGCCGCACAGCTGGGTCTGGCACGCGGTGACGTGCTGCGCGCCGTGGGGCCGCGTCAGGTCGAAAGCCTTGATGATTTCGCGGTGGCCTATCGTCGGTATCAGCTGAACGCGCAGGTGCTGATACAGGTGCAGCGGGGGGCGCGTCTCTACCATGTAAGGCTCGTGCTGCAATGA